The following proteins are co-located in the candidate division WOR-3 bacterium genome:
- a CDS encoding class I SAM-dependent methyltransferase: protein MDEREWTPACLSEPSPARQSDPSAFISVYLWLSRWVFRGRKGGIVRSTVWCWLLGLLDKAEFGLVSSNVPMGSRAMLTCTLLPRNVFSVRPATRLVGRDCSSSLTSMPVLALDFKVVGSILAAAMMREPFSRFNLHYDRFMVKYVDYKGWVDYVVRVFGRFRSNPKTLLDLACGTGIPTLMLARRGYRMTGVDRSPEMLAVLESKRGDLPVATIHADIRDFTVPEPLEAAICLYDSMNYLLTEDDLVRCFRCARAAVMAGGLFVFDVNTVFGLAEHWGTRTTAREVGDIYSIWQHDWDGEARVSTLTLTFWEKPEAGKTGEKFVEIHQERGYHPEEIERCLKNAGFTAIRFFQHGSFIEPGPQTTRMMVVAR, encoded by the coding sequence ATGGATGAACGCGAATGGACACCGGCATGTCTGTCCGAGCCATCGCCCGCCCGGCAAAGTGACCCATCTGCGTTCATCTCTGTCTATCTTTGGTTGTCTCGCTGGGTCTTCCGAGGTCGCAAAGGAGGAATAGTGCGGTCAACAGTCTGGTGCTGGTTGCTCGGCCTGCTCGACAAGGCCGAGTTCGGGCTCGTATCAAGCAACGTACCGATGGGCAGCCGTGCGATGCTGACATGCACTCTCCTCCCAAGGAACGTCTTCTCCGTGCGGCCCGCTACACGGCTGGTCGGCCGGGACTGTTCGTCGTCGCTGACGTCGATGCCGGTCCTTGCGCTTGACTTCAAGGTCGTTGGTTCTATATTGGCTGCAGCCATGATGCGCGAACCGTTCAGCCGTTTCAACCTCCACTACGACAGGTTCATGGTCAAGTACGTCGACTACAAAGGCTGGGTTGACTACGTCGTGCGCGTCTTCGGCCGCTTTCGATCCAATCCGAAGACGCTTCTCGACCTCGCCTGCGGCACCGGCATCCCGACCCTGATGCTCGCTCGGCGCGGCTACCGGATGACCGGCGTGGACCGCTCGCCGGAGATGCTCGCCGTGCTGGAGTCAAAGCGGGGCGACCTGCCGGTCGCGACCATCCATGCCGACATCCGCGACTTCACCGTGCCCGAACCGCTCGAGGCGGCAATCTGTTTGTACGACAGTATGAACTACCTCCTGACCGAGGACGACCTGGTTCGTTGCTTCCGCTGCGCGCGGGCGGCGGTCATGGCCGGCGGGCTCTTCGTCTTCGACGTGAACACGGTCTTCGGACTGGCCGAGCACTGGGGCACGCGGACTACCGCCCGCGAAGTCGGCGATATCTACTCGATATGGCAGCACGACTGGGACGGGGAAGCCCGTGTCTCCACGCTGACCCTGACCTTCTGGGAGAAGCCCGAGGCGGGAAAGACGGGAGAGAAGTTCGTGGAGATTCACCAGGAGCGGGGCTACCACCCGGAGGAGATCGAGCGCTGCCTCAAGAACGCCGGGTTCACTGCAATTCGTTTCTTCCAGCACGGTTCCTTCATCGAACCGGGTCCGCAAACCACGCGGATGATGGTGGTGGCAAGGTAG
- a CDS encoding HIT domain-containing protein — MKTLWAPWRAEYIYCAAGHDSTGKRHCLFCNLLKTKDDPKHLILHRGRRAFVVMNRFPYNNGHVMVAPSRHVATFERLTAEEGAELFRLVQKSLAVLRRQLKPQGFNVGANLGRVGGAGVAGHVHIHIVPRWLGDVNFMPLLAETKVISEHLSETYDRLRRQFRSPNDE; from the coding sequence ATGAAGACTCTCTGGGCGCCGTGGCGGGCCGAGTACATCTATTGCGCTGCGGGCCATGACTCGACCGGGAAACGCCACTGCCTGTTCTGCAACCTGCTGAAGACGAAGGACGACCCGAAGCATCTGATTCTCCACCGGGGACGGCGCGCCTTCGTGGTGATGAACCGCTTCCCCTACAACAACGGGCACGTGATGGTTGCGCCGAGCCGGCACGTAGCGACCTTCGAGAGATTGACCGCTGAAGAGGGCGCGGAGTTGTTCCGGCTGGTGCAGAAGTCACTCGCAGTTCTGCGGCGACAGCTGAAGCCGCAGGGCTTCAATGTCGGCGCGAACCTCGGCCGGGTCGGGGGCGCAGGGGTGGCCGGGCACGTGCACATCCACATCGTGCCGCGCTGGCTCGGAGATGTGAACTTCATGCCGCTGTTGGCCGAGACCAAGGTCATCAGCGAACACCTCTCCGAAACCTACGACCGGCTCCGCCGGCAATTCCGAAGTCCGAACGACGAATGA
- a CDS encoding HAD-IA family hydrolase, with protein MVKAVVFDVDNTLVDFRKWKNAAVDAAIVAMIDAGLDLTQEQARRKIFAIYDEKGIEYQGVFDDFLHDVLGYIDHRVLAAGIVAYRRAREGALVSYPHVNLALLRLFRLHLKLAVVSDAPRMQVWMRLVQLGVDMFFDTVVTFDDTGVRKPAPEPFRKALELMQVRPAEAVMIGDWAERDILGAKTLGMTTVFARYGDEFGTKVSGADFEVNDVLEIIPIVERLNAS; from the coding sequence ATGGTCAAGGCCGTTGTCTTCGACGTCGACAATACCCTGGTCGACTTCCGGAAGTGGAAGAACGCCGCGGTCGACGCGGCCATTGTCGCGATGATCGACGCCGGGCTCGATCTCACCCAGGAACAGGCGCGCCGGAAGATCTTCGCGATCTACGACGAGAAAGGGATCGAGTACCAGGGCGTCTTTGACGACTTCCTGCACGACGTCCTCGGCTACATCGACCATCGGGTTCTCGCCGCCGGGATCGTCGCCTACCGGCGGGCGCGGGAAGGGGCGCTGGTATCCTACCCGCACGTAAACCTCGCGCTGCTGCGTCTGTTCCGCCTGCACCTGAAGCTGGCCGTAGTTTCAGACGCACCGCGCATGCAGGTCTGGATGCGGCTGGTACAGCTCGGCGTGGACATGTTCTTCGACACGGTCGTGACTTTTGACGACACCGGCGTGCGCAAACCCGCACCGGAGCCCTTCCGGAAGGCGTTGGAGTTGATGCAGGTGCGGCCGGCAGAGGCGGTGATGATCGGGGATTGGGCCGAGCGCGACATCCTCGGCGCCAAGACCCTCGGCATGACCACGGTCTTCGCCCGCTACGGTGACGAGTTCGGCACGAAAGTGTCGGGCGCGGACTTCGAGGTCAACGACGTGCTGGAGATAATCCCTATCGTTGAACGGCTGAACGCGAGCTAG
- a CDS encoding four helix bundle protein has protein sequence MNQPKSEGRHQKAEVRRSEIGDRLLSFAVDVVRFCRRLERTPTSRYVANQLMRAATSTGANYREACSAESRADFVHKLQLVLKETREAEYWLQLLSRSDFVPDGALAPLLGEVDQLIRIMVKSVVTAKSKA, from the coding sequence ATGAACCAGCCGAAGTCAGAAGGCAGACACCAGAAGGCAGAAGTCAGACGTTCTGAGATCGGAGACCGGCTTCTGAGTTTCGCAGTGGACGTTGTCAGGTTCTGCCGCCGCCTTGAGCGAACGCCGACGAGTCGCTATGTCGCCAATCAACTGATGCGCGCCGCGACGTCGACCGGAGCCAACTACCGGGAAGCCTGCAGCGCCGAGAGCCGCGCTGACTTCGTGCATAAACTGCAACTTGTGCTGAAGGAAACCAGAGAAGCTGAGTACTGGCTACAGTTGCTGTCGCGTTCGGACTTCGTCCCCGATGGTGCACTTGCACCTCTCCTAGGCGAAGTCGACCAACTCATCAGGATTATGGTCAAGTCCGTAGTCACAGCGAAATCGAAAGCATGA
- the acpS gene encoding holo-[acyl-carrier-protein] synthase encodes MSIYGIGIDLVNVGRVRAALDRYPERFRSRVFTPAEVGFCETLADKYPSYAGRFAAKEAFSKALGTGLKGAIGWTEIDVCDNERSRPTIRVTGRAEKILAGRKVHLSISHLPDYATAIVVIED; translated from the coding sequence ATGAGCATCTACGGAATCGGAATCGACTTGGTGAACGTGGGGCGCGTTCGCGCTGCGCTCGATCGCTATCCCGAGCGTTTCCGCAGCCGGGTATTCACACCCGCCGAAGTCGGGTTCTGCGAAACGCTCGCTGACAAGTACCCGTCCTACGCGGGCCGGTTCGCGGCCAAGGAGGCATTCTCCAAGGCGCTCGGCACCGGGCTAAAAGGCGCAATCGGCTGGACCGAGATCGACGTCTGCGACAACGAACGGTCGCGGCCTACCATACGCGTGACGGGCCGGGCGGAGAAGATACTCGCGGGCAGGAAGGTGCATCTCAGTATCTCCCACCTGCCCGACTACGCAACGGCAATCGTGGTAATCGAAGACTAG
- a CDS encoding PQQ-like beta-propeller repeat protein, which produces MSWTKAVSAAILSAVLAGGLACRTNHPPDTPAAPTGPDYCLKDTSYTFRAVVADPDGDSLAVRFDWGDTTTTYWVGWFASGDTVAFTHQWSDTGTYEVRSLVQDQSLLTSDSSDGLLVRVTVRWPPGTPTAPLGPGLGGQDSSYTFLAGADHPDNVPVAIRFAWGDGDTSEWSEFVPSGGPVRMKHAWLEPDTYVVTAQAKDTGELTSLWSAPHQIVVRPPDTLLLWRLRLADGYSGYLSSAPAIGADGTIYVGSSDSALYAVSPDGTVKWRYVSGAPVRSSPAIAADGTVYVGSSDNCLHAVSPDGVLVWRCATGGYIRSSPAIAADGTVYFGSSDGYLYALNPNGTLKWNLQTNGPVTSSPAVAADGTVYIGSFDGFLYALRPDGTPKWYYLLDDHAYRAEVAIGADGTIYCGAASGYLSPSLYALTPDGSLRWSRVLDAGVNSSPAIALDGTVYAVSSGGPYGSGVLYALSPDSTTRWRFVPNEQAGGSSPAVTAQGTMYFGTSGGLYALFSDATLKWRYQTGGYVGSSPTIGSDGTIYFTCDDGYLYALRGTSPLADSPWPKFHHDLRNTGRTDQQVSSGLRTVGAPMLTPDSSGFLIRVINDGTIEDKSSWLEFYATPDSAFMRDFYIGADHCGYPVPSGLPGTGPGDTVHFTTPVGIAPNGTELVELYFGDFHVDSLGVDSRTNVHGKQFVIRFDEGSVITVDP; this is translated from the coding sequence ATGAGCTGGACGAAAGCCGTGTCTGCTGCGATCCTGTCGGCCGTGCTGGCCGGAGGACTGGCGTGCAGGACAAACCACCCGCCGGATACGCCTGCGGCCCCGACCGGTCCCGACTACTGCTTGAAGGACACGTCGTATACCTTCAGGGCAGTTGTCGCCGACCCGGATGGCGACAGCCTCGCGGTCCGCTTCGACTGGGGCGATACCACCACGACCTACTGGGTAGGCTGGTTCGCGAGCGGCGACACGGTCGCGTTCACTCACCAGTGGTCAGACACGGGTACCTACGAGGTACGCTCGCTGGTGCAGGACCAGTCTCTGTTGACATCCGACTCCTCCGACGGACTGCTGGTGCGGGTGACAGTTCGCTGGCCGCCCGGGACCCCGACGGCACCGCTGGGACCGGGGCTCGGGGGTCAGGATTCGTCCTACACATTTCTTGCCGGGGCGGACCATCCCGACAACGTCCCGGTAGCGATCCGGTTTGCCTGGGGTGACGGCGACACCTCGGAGTGGAGTGAGTTCGTTCCCTCGGGCGGGCCGGTCAGGATGAAGCACGCCTGGTTGGAGCCCGACACCTACGTCGTCACCGCGCAGGCAAAGGACACCGGCGAGTTGACGTCTCTCTGGTCTGCGCCCCACCAGATTGTGGTGCGGCCTCCCGATACGCTTCTGCTCTGGCGCCTCCGGCTCGCCGACGGTTACAGCGGCTACCTGTCCTCGGCTCCGGCCATAGGTGCGGACGGCACCATCTATGTCGGGTCGTCCGACAGCGCGCTGTATGCGGTCAGTCCGGACGGAACGGTCAAGTGGCGATACGTCAGCGGTGCGCCAGTGCGTTCCTCGCCGGCCATCGCGGCGGACGGCACTGTCTACGTGGGGTCTTCGGACAACTGCCTCCACGCGGTGAGTCCGGACGGGGTCCTGGTGTGGCGCTGCGCCACCGGTGGCTACATCAGGTCGTCGCCCGCCATCGCGGCCGACGGCACAGTCTACTTCGGCTCAAGCGACGGCTACCTGTATGCCTTGAACCCGAACGGCACGCTCAAATGGAACTTGCAGACTAACGGCCCGGTTACGTCGTCCCCGGCCGTCGCGGCCGACGGCACAGTGTACATCGGTTCCTTTGACGGCTTCCTCTATGCCCTCCGGCCCGATGGGACGCCCAAGTGGTACTATCTCCTCGACGATCATGCCTACCGGGCAGAAGTGGCCATTGGCGCGGACGGCACGATCTACTGCGGCGCGGCCAGCGGGTACCTGTCACCAAGCCTCTACGCGCTCACGCCTGACGGCAGCCTGAGATGGTCCAGGGTACTGGACGCCGGCGTCAATTCCTCTCCCGCAATTGCCTTGGACGGTACGGTCTATGCCGTATCGAGCGGCGGGCCCTACGGCAGCGGCGTCCTGTACGCGCTCAGTCCTGACAGTACTACTAGATGGCGCTTCGTGCCCAACGAGCAGGCCGGGGGTTCCTCTCCGGCAGTCACCGCTCAAGGCACGATGTACTTCGGCACGTCGGGTGGCCTGTATGCGCTGTTCTCGGACGCGACCCTCAAGTGGCGGTACCAGACCGGCGGCTACGTTGGCTCATCTCCGACCATTGGGTCGGATGGGACGATCTACTTCACCTGCGACGACGGCTACCTCTACGCGCTCAGGGGAACGAGTCCGCTGGCCGATTCGCCGTGGCCCAAGTTCCACCATGACCTGCGGAACACCGGCCGCACCGACCAGCAGGTCTCGAGCGGGTTGAGAACGGTCGGTGCGCCCATGCTCACCCCGGACAGCTCGGGTTTCCTGATAAGAGTCATCAACGACGGAACCATCGAGGACAAAAGCAGCTGGCTCGAGTTCTATGCAACGCCGGACTCTGCCTTCATGAGGGACTTCTACATCGGCGCGGACCATTGCGGATACCCGGTGCCCAGCGGTTTGCCCGGTACTGGCCCCGGAGATACAGTCCATTTCACCACGCCGGTAGGCATCGCGCCCAATGGCACGGAGTTGGTCGAGCTGTACTTCGGGGACTTCCACGTTGACTCCCTGGGAGTTGACTCACGGACCAACGTGCACGGCAAGCAGTTCGTCATCCGTTTCGATGAGGGTTCGGTGATTACCGTCGATCCATAG
- a CDS encoding PQQ-like beta-propeller repeat protein, whose amino-acid sequence MNRRDALSATAFVLALAAGLSCSKNRAPYAPEAPIGPEWCYKGTTYAFKTSVVDPNGGDVEVRFYWGDSTSSPWSGLAGISDTSWNGLVTEGDTISMAHAWGDTGTYEVRVQAMDAGHLMSRWSDAHAVRVVLRRTPNPPQTVSGPSKGALNFWYTFTTSASHPDSVPLAIRFAWGDGDTTDWSPFLASGESLAMRHGWTVPGTYAVRAQARDTGNVLSYWSTPHQIVIRPPDTLCKWRLQLATGDNRDVPSSPAIGPLGTIYVGSPDSCLHAVDHDGTRLWRCRIWHPLQASPAVAADGTVYIGSPDNGLYAVLPTGTLKWRFHANSEVLGAPAIAADGTIYIGTNDYGIHAVNPDGSLRWHRTTAGGVTAFPVIAADGTIYLGTPGSLFAFNPDGTQRWVCGTGNGVPGSDPAVGADGTIYFGTNSGSLDFYALRPDGTVKWRLAGNSARSSPAVGAAGVLYFGSADGCFYALKPDRTVQWRYQTGGDIGAAPAIAADGTIYFGSADGCLYALNADGTLKWRFETDAPIVSSPTIGLDGTVYFTSGEGYLYALKGTSPLADSPWPKFHHDLENTGRVGGGR is encoded by the coding sequence GTGAATAGAAGAGACGCGCTCTCCGCGACCGCATTTGTCCTGGCGCTGGCTGCGGGGCTATCCTGCAGCAAGAACCGCGCGCCATATGCGCCGGAAGCGCCGATCGGTCCGGAATGGTGCTACAAAGGCACGACCTACGCCTTCAAGACGTCGGTGGTGGACCCCAACGGCGGCGATGTGGAGGTCCGCTTCTACTGGGGCGATTCCACGAGTTCGCCCTGGTCGGGACTGGCCGGCATCAGCGACACCAGCTGGAATGGCCTCGTGACCGAGGGCGATACCATTTCCATGGCCCACGCCTGGGGCGACACCGGGACTTATGAGGTCAGGGTGCAGGCCATGGACGCGGGGCACCTGATGTCCAGATGGTCGGACGCACATGCCGTGCGAGTCGTGCTGCGTCGCACACCGAACCCGCCGCAGACTGTGTCCGGGCCGAGCAAGGGGGCCTTGAACTTCTGGTACACCTTCACGACATCGGCATCGCATCCCGACAGCGTCCCGTTGGCCATCAGGTTTGCGTGGGGCGACGGCGACACGACCGATTGGAGCCCTTTCCTGGCCTCGGGAGAATCGCTAGCCATGCGCCACGGATGGACCGTACCAGGCACCTATGCGGTCCGGGCGCAGGCCCGGGACACGGGTAACGTGCTCTCGTATTGGTCGACTCCGCACCAGATCGTCATCCGGCCGCCGGATACGCTCTGCAAGTGGCGCCTGCAGCTGGCAACGGGCGACAACCGGGACGTTCCTTCATCGCCGGCCATCGGTCCACTCGGTACCATCTACGTCGGGTCGCCGGACAGCTGTCTGCACGCGGTGGATCACGACGGCACGCGGCTGTGGCGCTGCCGGATCTGGCACCCGCTTCAGGCATCCCCGGCAGTCGCCGCCGACGGGACCGTGTACATCGGTTCACCCGACAACGGTCTGTACGCCGTTCTGCCAACCGGAACTCTCAAGTGGCGCTTCCATGCCAACTCCGAAGTCCTGGGCGCCCCGGCCATCGCCGCCGACGGGACGATCTACATCGGCACCAACGACTACGGGATCCATGCCGTCAACCCGGACGGCAGCCTAAGGTGGCATAGAACCACGGCTGGCGGCGTGACGGCATTCCCGGTGATAGCGGCCGACGGAACAATCTACCTCGGTACGCCGGGCTCCCTTTTCGCCTTCAATCCCGACGGCACCCAGAGGTGGGTGTGTGGCACCGGCAATGGAGTTCCCGGTTCCGACCCCGCAGTCGGCGCGGATGGTACCATCTACTTCGGCACCAACTCGGGCAGCCTCGATTTCTATGCGCTCAGACCGGACGGGACTGTCAAGTGGAGGCTGGCGGGCAACAGCGCCCGTTCCTCTCCCGCGGTCGGCGCTGCCGGCGTGCTCTACTTCGGCTCGGCCGACGGCTGCTTCTACGCGCTCAAGCCCGACCGCACCGTCCAATGGCGATATCAGACCGGCGGCGACATTGGGGCTGCGCCGGCAATCGCGGCTGACGGCACCATCTACTTCGGTTCAGCGGACGGCTGTCTCTATGCGTTGAATGCCGACGGCACGCTCAAGTGGCGGTTCGAGACCGATGCTCCCATCGTTTCCTCACCCACAATCGGGCTCGATGGGACAGTCTACTTCACCAGTGGCGAAGGCTACCTCTACGCGCTCAAGGGGACGAGTCCCTTGGCCGATTCGCCCTGGCCCAAGTTCCACCACGACCTGGAGAATACCGGGCGCGTGGGAGGAGGAAGGTAA
- a CDS encoding PQQ-like beta-propeller repeat protein: MYRSHVRLFLAAVAVLGLVAVPDCDGPKNRAPGVPAVPVGAVYCAKDTVYTYMAAASDPEGDSVAIRFDWGDATLSPWSGWFAGGETIALTHAWSDTGTYLVRVFAQDPEHATSGLSAGLSVVVVRSPDEPAEPAGPDQGATDSSYTFASAAFQPDNFSVAIRFAWGDGDTSDWSNFVASGESVGLSYAWQDTGTYSITAQARDTGTARSQWSSAHEIHIHPPDMLIKWRRQLDASAEVCPAIGPDGTIYVGAADSSFRAINPDGTPKWRYQAGGRIPSSPALAADGTVYFWSEDYYFNAVDSSGVLKWRYLLNWNVTCCPAIAVDGTIYVGSYGSYLYSLTPTGALNWFILADGIINSSPAIGADGTVYFGAGSLYALRPDSTLKWRYRTSGNIISSPSIATDGTVYFGCTDHYLYALNPDGSLKWRYETGGNVESSPVIAADGTVYVGSVDNFLYALYPDGTLKWKYGTQEAIHASPAVASDGVVYIGSDDNALYALYPDATLKWRYQTGGNVESPTIVGSDGTIYFVSYDGYLYALKGTSPLANSPWPKFHHDLSNTGRVGGGR, encoded by the coding sequence ATGTATAGAAGTCATGTCCGGCTGTTCCTGGCAGCGGTTGCCGTCCTCGGGCTGGTCGCGGTTCCTGACTGCGATGGTCCAAAGAACCGCGCGCCAGGGGTACCGGCCGTGCCCGTTGGCGCGGTGTACTGCGCCAAGGACACAGTATATACATACATGGCGGCGGCGAGCGACCCGGAGGGTGACAGCGTGGCTATCCGCTTCGACTGGGGCGACGCTACCCTCTCGCCCTGGTCGGGCTGGTTTGCCGGCGGAGAAACCATCGCGTTGACTCACGCCTGGTCTGATACCGGTACCTACCTCGTCCGCGTTTTTGCGCAGGACCCCGAACACGCCACATCCGGTCTCTCGGCCGGGCTGTCCGTCGTGGTGGTCAGGTCGCCGGACGAGCCGGCCGAACCGGCCGGACCGGACCAGGGCGCTACGGATTCTTCATACACGTTCGCGAGCGCGGCGTTCCAACCCGACAACTTCAGCGTCGCCATCAGGTTCGCCTGGGGAGACGGCGACACTTCCGACTGGAGCAACTTCGTGGCTTCGGGCGAATCGGTGGGATTGAGCTACGCCTGGCAGGACACGGGGACCTACTCGATCACGGCACAGGCTCGGGACACGGGTACCGCCCGTTCACAGTGGTCAAGCGCCCACGAAATCCACATTCACCCGCCGGACATGCTCATCAAGTGGCGCCGGCAGCTGGATGCCAGCGCTGAGGTCTGTCCGGCCATCGGTCCGGACGGCACTATCTACGTCGGGGCGGCCGACAGCTCCTTCCGGGCGATCAACCCCGATGGCACGCCCAAGTGGCGTTACCAGGCCGGCGGCCGCATTCCGTCCTCGCCGGCGCTGGCGGCCGACGGCACCGTCTACTTCTGGTCGGAGGACTACTACTTCAATGCGGTGGATTCGTCCGGCGTCCTGAAGTGGCGCTACCTGCTCAACTGGAACGTCACGTGCTGCCCGGCAATCGCGGTCGACGGCACCATCTACGTCGGCTCATACGGCAGCTACCTTTACTCGCTCACACCCACCGGTGCCCTCAATTGGTTCATTCTTGCCGACGGGATCATCAATTCGTCGCCGGCGATAGGGGCCGACGGGACCGTTTACTTCGGGGCGGGGAGCCTCTACGCCTTGAGACCCGACAGCACTCTCAAGTGGCGCTATCGTACCAGCGGCAACATCATTTCGTCACCCTCAATCGCGACTGACGGCACAGTCTACTTCGGCTGCACCGACCATTACCTCTATGCCCTGAACCCGGACGGTTCGCTCAAGTGGCGGTATGAAACCGGCGGCAACGTCGAATCATCGCCGGTCATCGCTGCCGACGGCACGGTCTATGTCGGCTCGGTGGACAACTTCCTCTACGCCCTGTATCCGGATGGAACGCTCAAGTGGAAGTACGGCACCCAGGAGGCGATTCATGCCTCTCCGGCCGTGGCGTCGGACGGGGTCGTTTACATCGGCTCGGACGACAACGCGCTCTACGCCCTGTACCCGGACGCTACACTGAAGTGGCGCTATCAGACCGGCGGCAACGTCGAGTCACCGACGATCGTCGGGAGCGACGGGACTATCTACTTCGTCAGTTATGACGGGTACCTCTACGCCCTCAAGGGAACAAGTCCTCTGGCCAACTCGCCGTGGCCCAAGTTCCACCACGACCTCAGCAACACGGGCCGGGTCGGCGGAGGCAGGTAA
- a CDS encoding radical SAM protein yields MRDARPTTNPFSGPETRSLVPGLPSPGPVRTSAYTSVDVLPRFELWDRMKDRRVPITFEIEVTARCNNDCRHCYINLPADDLNARARELSPGEIEDIAREAASMGAMWCLLTGGEPLLREDFSEIYLRLKRLGLLVSVFTNACLVQMEHVELFQKYPPRDIEVTMYGATEATYERVTRRPGSFQAFVRGLDRLLSGGVKVRLKAMALRSNVHELQELARFCRARTRDYYRFDPLLHLRFDGDAVRNAEILAERLAPDEIVEVESADEERLGALKKGCDKFILTRSPCHEGSYLFLCGAGRGSFTVSYDGRFRLCSSLWHPDTVYDLRRGTLHDAWHHHVPRIRDLRSSRKELLERCGVCHVANLCLCCPAHAYLESGEMDMVVDYFCRVAHGRAKALGYQEG; encoded by the coding sequence ATGAGAGACGCTCGACCGACGACAAACCCTTTTTCCGGTCCGGAGACCCGGTCTCTAGTTCCGGGTCTTCCTTCACCCGGTCCCGTCCGGACCTCTGCCTATACCTCGGTCGATGTACTTCCCCGTTTCGAACTCTGGGACCGGATGAAGGATCGGCGAGTGCCGATTACCTTTGAGATCGAAGTCACCGCCCGCTGCAACAACGACTGCCGCCACTGCTACATCAACCTGCCCGCCGATGACCTGAACGCCCGCGCGCGCGAACTCTCGCCGGGCGAGATTGAGGACATAGCCCGCGAGGCCGCCTCAATGGGCGCCATGTGGTGCCTGCTGACGGGGGGCGAGCCGCTGCTGCGCGAGGACTTTTCCGAGATCTACCTCCGGCTCAAACGCTTGGGCCTGCTCGTCTCGGTCTTCACCAACGCCTGTCTGGTGCAGATGGAGCACGTCGAACTGTTCCAGAAGTACCCGCCCCGCGACATCGAGGTGACAATGTATGGTGCAACCGAAGCCACCTACGAGCGGGTTACGCGACGTCCGGGTTCGTTCCAGGCCTTCGTGCGCGGTCTGGATCGGCTGCTCTCAGGCGGCGTCAAGGTACGACTGAAGGCGATGGCCCTTCGCTCCAACGTCCACGAACTGCAGGAGTTGGCCAGGTTCTGCCGCGCCCGGACTAGGGACTACTACCGGTTCGATCCGTTGCTGCACCTGCGCTTTGACGGCGACGCGGTCCGCAACGCCGAAATCCTGGCCGAGCGTCTCGCCCCGGATGAGATTGTCGAGGTCGAAAGCGCCGACGAAGAACGCCTCGGTGCCTTAAAGAAGGGCTGCGATAAGTTCATTCTGACACGGTCCCCTTGCCATGAGGGCAGCTACCTTTTCCTCTGCGGAGCGGGAAGAGGCAGCTTCACGGTCAGCTACGACGGGCGGTTCCGTCTCTGTTCTTCGCTCTGGCATCCGGACACGGTCTACGACCTGCGCCGAGGCACGCTTCACGACGCCTGGCACCACCACGTTCCCCGGATACGCGACCTGCGTTCGAGCCGGAAGGAGCTCCTCGAACGCTGTGGTGTCTGCCATGTCGCCAACCTCTGCCTCTGCTGCCCGGCACACGCATATCTGGAGAGCGGGGAAATGGATATGGTGGTCGACTACTTCTGCCGGGTCGCCCACGGCCGGGCAAAGGCGCTGGGATATCAGGAGGGCTGA